In Gordonia iterans, the following proteins share a genomic window:
- a CDS encoding MlaE family ABC transporter permease: MTRGVTIAKSRPEYLVYEARKQLGRPFKLLDGAGEQMSFYGRTLAWIPRTLVHYTREVMRILAEVAFGAGGMAVIGGTVGVMILMSGFTGVVVGMQGYAALSQIGSEALSGFLSAYVNTREVAPLVGGLALSATVGCGFTAQLGAMRISEEIDALEVMAVPSIPFLVSTRVIAGFVAVIPLYVLGLMAAYLASRVINTTFNGQSTGSYDHYFNLFLPPEDVLWSFGKVLVFAFVIILVHCYYGYYASGGPAGVGVAVGHAVRSALVLIALMDFFLGLAIWGTSTSVRVGG, from the coding sequence GTGACCCGTGGTGTGACGATTGCCAAGAGCCGGCCCGAGTACCTGGTCTACGAGGCCAGGAAGCAGCTCGGTCGTCCGTTCAAGCTGCTCGACGGTGCCGGCGAACAGATGTCCTTCTACGGACGGACGCTGGCATGGATTCCGCGCACGCTGGTGCACTACACCCGCGAGGTGATGCGCATCCTCGCCGAGGTGGCCTTCGGCGCCGGCGGCATGGCCGTCATCGGCGGCACGGTGGGCGTGATGATCCTGATGTCGGGCTTCACCGGCGTGGTGGTCGGCATGCAGGGCTACGCGGCCCTGAGTCAGATCGGTTCGGAGGCGCTTTCGGGCTTCCTGTCCGCCTACGTCAACACGCGCGAGGTCGCGCCCCTGGTGGGTGGTCTCGCGCTCAGTGCGACGGTGGGCTGCGGCTTCACCGCGCAGCTCGGCGCCATGCGCATCTCCGAGGAGATCGATGCGCTCGAGGTGATGGCGGTGCCCTCGATCCCGTTCCTGGTCTCCACGCGGGTGATCGCCGGCTTCGTCGCCGTGATTCCGCTGTACGTGCTCGGCCTGATGGCCGCCTATCTGGCGTCTCGGGTGATCAACACGACCTTCAACGGCCAGTCCACGGGCTCGTACGACCATTACTTCAACCTGTTTCTGCCACCAGAAGACGTCCTCTGGTCGTTCGGCAAAGTGCTGGTCTTCGCCTTCGTGATCATCCTGGTCCACTGCTACTACGGCTACTACGCCAGTGGGGGCCCGGCCGGCGTGGGTGTGGCCGTGGGACACGCGGTGCGTTCGGCGCTGGTGCTGATCGCGCTGATGGACTTCTTCCTCGGTCTGGCCATCTGGGGCACGTCGACGTCGGTCCGGGTCGGAGGTTAA
- a CDS encoding MlaE family ABC transporter permease: protein MTTATQRGVARLQKAGDGALSQTGNVVQLFVDVARQLFVRPFQWREFIQQAWFIASVTILPTALIAIPFGAIVSLQTGSLIKQLGAESFTGAASVLVVVQQGSPLVTSLLVAGAAGSAVAADLGSRTIREEIDAMEVLGINPVQRLVVPRVLAMVLVAMLLNGLVAVVGIAGGYFFNVIVQGGTPGAYLASFGALAQLPDLYVSTFKAAIFGIIAGVVAAYKGLHPKGGPKGVGEAVNQSVVVTFLLLFFANLIITAVFIQIVPPKVG, encoded by the coding sequence ATGACGACCGCCACCCAGCGTGGCGTCGCAAGGCTGCAGAAGGCCGGTGACGGGGCACTGTCCCAGACCGGCAATGTGGTGCAGCTCTTTGTCGACGTCGCGCGTCAGCTGTTCGTGCGCCCGTTCCAGTGGCGCGAGTTCATTCAGCAGGCCTGGTTCATCGCCAGTGTCACCATCCTGCCGACGGCGCTCATCGCGATTCCGTTCGGCGCGATCGTGTCGCTGCAGACCGGCTCGCTGATCAAGCAACTCGGCGCGGAGTCGTTCACCGGCGCAGCGAGCGTTCTCGTCGTCGTGCAGCAGGGTTCGCCCCTGGTCACGTCGCTGCTGGTGGCCGGAGCCGCCGGATCTGCGGTGGCCGCCGACCTCGGCTCCCGCACCATCCGCGAAGAGATCGACGCCATGGAGGTGCTGGGCATCAACCCGGTGCAGCGACTGGTGGTCCCGAGGGTGCTCGCCATGGTTCTGGTGGCCATGCTCCTCAACGGCCTGGTCGCCGTCGTCGGCATCGCCGGCGGCTACTTCTTCAACGTGATCGTGCAAGGCGGCACCCCCGGTGCTTACCTCGCGTCGTTCGGTGCGCTGGCGCAGTTGCCTGACCTGTACGTCTCGACCTTCAAGGCGGCGATCTTCGGCATCATCGCCGGCGTGGTCGCGGCCTACAAGGGACTCCATCCGAAGGGCGGCCCGAAGGGCGTCGGCGAGGCGGTCAACCAGTCCGTGGTCGTGACCTTCCTATTGCTGTTCTTCGCGAACCTGATCATCACAGCGGTCTTCATCCAGATCGTTCCGCCGAAGGTAGGTTAG
- a CDS encoding ABC transporter ATP-binding protein, producing MGVEVAVEGLTKSFGSQNIWRDVTLTLPAGEVNALLGPSGTGKSVFLKTLIGLLHPEQGSVVIDGTDITQCSAKELYEIRKLFGVLFQDGALFGSMSLYDNIAFPLREHTKKKEDEIRRIVMDKVELVGLAGAEDKLPGEISGGMRKRAGLARALVLDPEIILCDEPDSGLDPVRTAYISQLLIDINAEIDATILIVTHNINIARTIPDNIGMLFRKELVMFGPREVLLTSEQPVVKQFLAGDRFGPIGMSEEKDEAVAAAEAAMQAAGISGGGTKDDFSEIIPQVQPNPGMPVRKAAIRHRQNVLNIVNGLPPNAQAAIRASIAEEDRRAAETPDTSATLVAMANHQFSYPDGVVLDHHHDATAVASAGGVTEVIETPTETIVLDEETRQVATLPEEERTEEITRVIDDGQGSGRA from the coding sequence GTGGGAGTAGAGGTCGCAGTCGAGGGCTTGACCAAGTCGTTCGGCTCACAGAACATCTGGCGTGATGTGACGCTGACCCTGCCGGCAGGAGAGGTCAACGCGCTCCTGGGGCCGTCGGGCACCGGTAAGTCGGTGTTCCTGAAGACCCTGATCGGGCTTCTGCATCCGGAGCAGGGTTCGGTGGTCATCGACGGCACCGACATCACCCAGTGCTCGGCCAAGGAACTGTACGAGATCCGCAAACTCTTCGGCGTGCTGTTCCAGGACGGCGCGCTGTTCGGCTCGATGAGCCTCTACGACAACATCGCCTTCCCGCTTCGTGAGCATACGAAGAAGAAGGAAGACGAGATCCGTCGCATCGTGATGGACAAGGTGGAGCTGGTCGGTCTGGCCGGCGCCGAGGACAAGCTGCCCGGCGAGATCTCCGGCGGTATGCGCAAGCGCGCCGGTCTGGCACGCGCGCTGGTGCTCGACCCCGAGATCATCCTGTGCGACGAGCCGGACTCCGGTCTGGACCCCGTGCGCACTGCCTACATCTCGCAGCTGCTGATCGACATCAACGCCGAGATCGACGCCACGATCCTCATCGTCACGCACAACATCAACATCGCCCGGACCATCCCGGACAACATCGGCATGCTGTTCCGCAAGGAATTGGTGATGTTCGGTCCGCGCGAGGTGCTGCTCACCTCCGAGCAGCCCGTCGTCAAGCAGTTCCTGGCCGGTGACCGCTTCGGCCCGATCGGCATGTCCGAGGAGAAGGACGAGGCCGTGGCCGCCGCGGAGGCCGCCATGCAGGCCGCCGGCATCTCCGGCGGCGGCACCAAGGACGACTTCAGCGAGATCATCCCGCAGGTGCAGCCGAACCCGGGCATGCCCGTGCGCAAGGCCGCGATCCGCCACCGTCAGAACGTCCTGAACATCGTCAACGGTCTGCCGCCGAACGCACAGGCCGCCATCCGCGCGTCGATCGCCGAAGAGGACCGCCGGGCCGCGGAGACGCCGGACACCTCGGCCACCCTGGTCGCCATGGCGAATCACCAGTTCAGCTATCCGGACGGCGTCGTCCTCGACCATCATCACGACGCCACCGCGGTGGCGTCCGCCGGTGGTGTCACCGAGGTGATCGAGACCCCGACCGAGACGATCGTCCTCGACGAGGAGACGCGGCAGGTCGCGACCCTGCCCGAGGAAGAGCGCACCGAGGAGATCACCCGGGTGATCGACGACGGACAGGGGAGCGGCCGGGCATGA
- the rplL gene encoding 50S ribosomal protein L7/L12, translating into MAKLTADELIEQFKELTLLELSDFVKKFEEVFEVTAAAPVAVAAAGAPAAGGAEAAAEQDEFDVVLEGAGDKKIQVIKVVREVVSGLGLKEAKDLVEGAPKALLEKVSKEDAEAAKAKLEEAGASVSLK; encoded by the coding sequence ATGGCGAAGCTCACCGCTGACGAGCTCATCGAGCAGTTCAAGGAACTGACCCTGCTGGAGCTCAGCGATTTCGTGAAGAAGTTCGAAGAGGTCTTCGAGGTCACCGCCGCGGCTCCGGTCGCCGTCGCCGCTGCCGGTGCTCCGGCCGCCGGTGGCGCCGAGGCCGCCGCCGAGCAGGACGAGTTCGACGTGGTGCTCGAGGGTGCCGGCGACAAGAAGATCCAGGTCATCAAGGTCGTCCGCGAGGTCGTCTCGGGCCTGGGCCTGAAGGAGGCCAAGGATCTCGTCGAGGGTGCTCCGAAGGCGCTCCTGGAGAAGGTCAGCAAGGAAGACGCCGAGGCCGCCAAGGCCAAGCTGGAAGAGGCCGGCGCCTCCGTCTCGCTCAAGTGA
- the rplJ gene encoding 50S ribosomal protein L10, whose amino-acid sequence MANQDKIDAVAEITEQFKGANAAVITEYRGLSVPQISELRRSLGEGATYSVAKNTLVKRAAAEAGVEGLDELFVGPTAIAFIEGEPVVAAKAIKTFAKDNKALVIKGGYMDGRALSIAEVEAIADLETREVLLAKLAGAMKGNLAKAAGLFNQPASQVARLAAALQEKKEGEEAA is encoded by the coding sequence ATGGCCAACCAGGACAAGATCGATGCAGTCGCAGAGATCACCGAGCAGTTCAAGGGCGCTAACGCGGCGGTCATCACGGAATACCGTGGTCTGTCCGTTCCGCAGATCTCCGAGCTGCGTCGCTCGCTCGGCGAAGGCGCAACCTACTCCGTCGCCAAGAACACCCTCGTCAAGCGCGCTGCTGCCGAAGCAGGCGTGGAGGGGCTCGACGAGCTGTTCGTTGGTCCGACCGCGATCGCCTTCATCGAAGGTGAGCCGGTCGTCGCCGCCAAGGCGATCAAGACCTTCGCCAAGGACAACAAGGCTCTGGTCATCAAGGGCGGCTACATGGACGGCCGTGCGCTGTCCATCGCCGAAGTTGAGGCCATCGCCGACCTGGAGACCCGTGAGGTCCTCCTGGCCAAGCTCGCCGGTGCCATGAAGGGCAACTTGGCAAAGGCCGCCGGGCTGTTCAACCAGCCCGCTTCGCAGGTCGCGCGTCTCGCCGCGGCACTGCAAGAGAAGAAGGAGGGCGAGGAGGCAGCCTAG
- a CDS encoding glycoside hydrolase family 76 protein, translating into MTDEVESSPSPDAAATPAARAEAAIDALRDRHLRRLGHVVPVTRIGVITWPPPGRFGSKERITSSWHYWWQAHLLDILVDAARLGDVRAAGEARALTRGIRLRNFGRWTNQYYDDMAWLALALERASRHIARGGRPRAQRKLTEVLYDAWTPELGGGIPWRTSDHFFNVPANGPAGIFLARRGRIERGVATADWIAENLVLPSGLIADGFWANPDGSRREENNVYTYCQGVTLGLWLEAYRLTGELRHLHRLEELLDVVARHEARPDGVLSGHGGGDGGLFTGILARYLALIATDLPVGAPGEERIRETAARLVVTSAEAAWSQRAEIDGLPLFGPDWSSPAVVPDAQSAGPEFIAGAVRSSQTPERDLSVQLSGAMLMAAAASVTLRLPEHTGSVAPE; encoded by the coding sequence ATGACCGATGAAGTCGAATCGTCCCCCTCCCCCGACGCCGCGGCCACGCCCGCGGCCCGCGCCGAGGCGGCGATCGACGCCCTGCGTGATCGTCACCTGCGTCGCCTGGGCCACGTGGTCCCGGTCACCCGCATCGGTGTGATCACCTGGCCGCCGCCCGGACGCTTCGGGTCGAAGGAGCGGATCACGTCGTCGTGGCACTACTGGTGGCAGGCTCACCTGCTCGACATCCTGGTCGACGCGGCCAGGCTCGGCGACGTCCGCGCCGCCGGCGAGGCCCGCGCCCTGACCCGCGGGATCCGGCTGCGCAACTTCGGCCGGTGGACCAACCAGTACTACGACGATATGGCCTGGCTGGCGCTGGCACTCGAGCGCGCGAGCCGGCATATAGCGCGCGGCGGACGGCCGCGCGCGCAGCGGAAGCTCACGGAGGTGCTCTACGACGCGTGGACCCCCGAACTCGGCGGCGGCATCCCGTGGCGGACCTCCGACCACTTCTTCAACGTGCCCGCCAACGGGCCGGCGGGGATCTTCCTCGCCCGGCGCGGGCGCATCGAGCGCGGCGTCGCCACGGCCGACTGGATCGCGGAGAACCTGGTGCTGCCGAGCGGATTGATCGCCGACGGCTTCTGGGCGAACCCCGACGGGAGCCGCCGCGAGGAGAACAACGTGTACACCTACTGCCAGGGCGTGACCCTCGGCCTCTGGCTCGAGGCGTACCGCCTGACCGGCGAGTTGCGGCACCTGCACCGCCTCGAGGAACTCCTGGACGTCGTCGCCCGGCACGAGGCACGGCCCGACGGAGTGCTGTCCGGCCACGGAGGCGGCGACGGCGGACTGTTCACCGGCATCCTCGCCCGCTACCTGGCCTTGATCGCCACGGATCTTCCCGTGGGCGCCCCCGGCGAGGAGCGGATCCGGGAGACGGCAGCCCGACTGGTGGTGACCAGCGCCGAGGCGGCATGGTCGCAGCGCGCCGAGATCGACGGGCTGCCGCTGTTCGGCCCCGACTGGAGCTCGCCCGCCGTCGTCCCCGACGCCCAGAGCGCCGGACCGGAGTTCATCGCCGGGGCGGTGCGTTCGTCGCAGACCCCCGAGCGCGACCTCTCGGTGCAGCTGTCCGGTGCGATGCTGATGGCGGCGGCGGCTTCGGTAACGCTTCGATTGCCTGAGCACACCGGTTCGGTTGCCCCCGAATGA